One Paenarthrobacter aurescens TC1 DNA window includes the following coding sequences:
- a CDS encoding putative acetyltransferase has protein sequence MSFTFRPVEPVADAPVLHSWVSQEYARFWGMVSATEQDVVEEYSKIAESGHHQAFLGLDDGVPAFLMERYRPESSPLADVYEVQPGDVGMHLLVSPPAGAPQPGFTTSVMQSVMAELFVDPATRRIVVEPDARNHKIHVLNEKVGFRPHGVVTLPAVDPAEDHKQGLLSFCTREDFLATLTPILAAPAAATRGESL, from the coding sequence ATGAGCTTCACGTTCCGACCAGTCGAGCCCGTAGCGGACGCACCTGTCCTCCACAGCTGGGTGAGCCAGGAGTATGCGCGATTCTGGGGCATGGTTTCGGCCACCGAGCAGGACGTTGTGGAGGAGTACTCCAAGATTGCCGAATCGGGCCATCACCAGGCGTTCTTAGGCCTCGACGACGGCGTCCCAGCCTTCCTCATGGAGCGCTACCGCCCGGAGTCATCGCCGTTGGCGGACGTTTATGAGGTCCAGCCCGGCGACGTCGGCATGCACCTCTTGGTGTCCCCGCCCGCCGGTGCTCCCCAACCTGGCTTCACCACCTCGGTCATGCAGTCCGTCATGGCGGAACTGTTCGTTGACCCCGCAACCCGGCGCATCGTCGTCGAGCCTGACGCCCGCAACCACAAGATTCATGTCCTGAACGAGAAGGTGGGCTTCCGGCCCCACGGCGTGGTGACCCTTCCCGCCGTCGACCCCGCCGAAGACCATAAGCAAGGACTGCTGAGCTTCTGCACCCGCGAGGATTTTCTCGCTACCCTGACCCCGATTCTGGCCGCGCCTGCCGCGGCGACCAGAGGAGAATCCCTGTGA
- a CDS encoding hypothetical protein (identified by Glimmer2; putative), with product MKDHVHEHIGFREIDEDGNALPAVSPHVPELADPAQKRASPNPFIIVLWVLDAGLLGFGFWALTEAAAAMAGPTQFNTSAQLSFMLMSYTPYVLLGGLLLTAALLFWHAVQWQRKRPAS from the coding sequence ATGAAGGACCACGTTCACGAGCACATCGGTTTCCGGGAAATCGACGAGGACGGCAACGCGTTACCTGCGGTCAGCCCCCATGTGCCCGAACTCGCGGACCCCGCGCAGAAACGCGCTTCGCCCAACCCCTTCATCATTGTGCTGTGGGTGCTGGATGCGGGACTGTTGGGCTTCGGGTTCTGGGCCTTGACCGAAGCAGCAGCTGCGATGGCCGGACCAACTCAGTTCAACACATCGGCGCAGCTCAGCTTCATGCTGATGTCCTACACCCCGTACGTACTTCTGGGCGGCCTGCTACTAACGGCCGCCCTACTCTTCTGGCACGCCGTGCAGTGGCAAAGAAAGCGGCCGGCCAGTTAG
- a CDS encoding putative amino acid decarboxylase, pyridoxal-dependent protein (identified by match to protein family HMM PF00282), with translation MELALAATNQLFNARNSPSYVAQVLQGVNAVSTKVQRTAQPFTGVGHAELKAKVGAVDLERPLPDTAAALEELDELYLKDAIYFHDSRYAAHLNCPVVIPALVGEAVLSAVNSSMDTWDQSAGATMIERRLIDWTAERIGFDADADGVFTSGGSQSNFQALLIARNHAVAKLRATNGDARLPHLLDRLRIFTSVDSHFSIQKSASMLGLGFDAVIAVPTTEDHRMDPAALAAALAEAHDAGLVPMAVVATAGTTDFGSVDPLSELAALVRAYDSWLHVDGAYGGGLIVSGRHRHLLSGIHLADSVTVDFHKTFFQPVSSSAVLVRNGSMMGHVTYYADYLNPESAAKAEIPNQVDKSIQTTRRFDALKLWLTLRIMGADAIGALFDEAIDLAARVGTLLAEDAEFELAAAPQLSTLVFRYRPMVDGAALDEDAADVLNPAIRAAIFASGEAVVAGTKVAGRHYLKFTLLNAEASLRDIQEIIELIRRTGDSLLANTTEAAA, from the coding sequence GTGGAACTGGCCCTCGCTGCCACAAACCAGCTGTTCAACGCACGAAATTCGCCCAGCTACGTCGCGCAGGTTCTTCAGGGAGTCAACGCTGTCTCCACCAAAGTCCAGCGGACCGCCCAGCCGTTCACCGGCGTCGGGCATGCTGAACTGAAGGCGAAGGTTGGCGCCGTCGATCTTGAACGTCCGCTGCCGGACACGGCTGCAGCACTGGAAGAGCTGGACGAGCTCTACCTCAAGGACGCCATCTACTTCCACGATTCCCGCTACGCCGCCCACCTCAACTGCCCGGTTGTCATACCGGCGCTGGTGGGTGAAGCAGTGCTCTCGGCCGTGAACTCCTCCATGGACACGTGGGATCAGAGCGCCGGTGCCACCATGATCGAACGCCGCCTCATCGATTGGACCGCCGAGCGCATCGGGTTCGACGCCGACGCCGACGGTGTTTTTACCTCGGGCGGCAGCCAGTCCAACTTCCAGGCGCTGCTGATTGCCCGCAACCACGCGGTCGCCAAACTGCGGGCGACGAATGGGGACGCTCGCCTGCCGCACCTCCTGGATCGGCTCCGGATTTTCACGTCCGTGGACAGCCACTTCAGCATCCAGAAGTCCGCGTCCATGTTGGGCCTCGGCTTCGACGCCGTGATTGCCGTGCCTACGACGGAAGACCACCGCATGGACCCCGCAGCGCTCGCGGCTGCTTTGGCAGAAGCGCACGACGCCGGGCTGGTGCCCATGGCGGTTGTGGCCACCGCCGGAACCACGGACTTCGGTTCGGTTGACCCGCTCTCCGAACTGGCCGCGCTGGTCCGTGCCTACGATTCCTGGCTGCACGTGGACGGCGCCTACGGTGGAGGACTCATCGTTTCCGGCAGGCACCGGCACCTCCTCAGCGGGATCCACCTTGCGGACTCCGTTACCGTCGACTTCCACAAGACCTTCTTCCAGCCCGTCAGTTCCAGCGCGGTCCTGGTCCGCAACGGCTCCATGATGGGCCATGTCACCTACTACGCGGACTACCTGAACCCGGAGAGCGCTGCGAAGGCCGAAATCCCCAATCAGGTGGACAAGAGCATTCAGACCACCCGCCGCTTCGATGCCCTGAAGCTGTGGCTGACCCTCCGCATCATGGGGGCCGACGCCATCGGCGCCCTCTTCGACGAAGCGATCGACCTCGCCGCCCGGGTGGGAACCTTGCTGGCTGAGGATGCCGAGTTCGAGCTCGCTGCCGCACCCCAGCTGAGCACCTTGGTGTTCCGCTATCGCCCGATGGTTGACGGCGCAGCCCTTGATGAAGACGCTGCGGACGTTCTTAACCCTGCCATCCGCGCCGCGATCTTCGCCTCGGGTGAAGCTGTTGTTGCCGGCACCAAGGTAGCTGGCCGCCACTACCTCAAATTCACCCTCCTCAACGCCGAGGCGAGCCTGAGGGACATCCAGGAAATCATCGAACTTATCCGCCGGACGGGCGACAGCCTGCTGGCGAACACCACGGAGGCTGCAGCGTGA
- a CDS encoding putative monooxygenase gives MSTQDNGKIYDVAGIGVGPFNLGLAALSEPVENLDCVFLDRRESFDWHPGMMLEPAHLQVPFMADLVTLADPTSPFSFLNFLKQTGRLYRFYIRENFYPLRAEYNQYCQWVAGQLESVRFSTDVLDVTYDDGVYRLSVQGPDGAEVLLARKLVLGTGTSPYIPDSCAGIVDAGGLVLHNADYLSRKSELQSKRSITIVGSGQSAAELYYELLQEIDVYGYQLNWVTRSGRFFPLEYTKLTLEMTSPEYVDYFHSLPGEQRDSLIKSQKNLYKGINSDLIDDIYDLLYTKSLSGMVDTQLHTHSSLTAAEWDPATGTHTLQLHHEEHGQSYSLESEAVVLATGYSYKEPAFLAGIHDRIRRDSKGRFDVERNYGTGVEPGEIFVQNAELHTHGFVTPDLGMSAYRNSCILREITGREVYPIERSIAFQQFGAPAPVSAELPAAVGATA, from the coding sequence GTGAGCACCCAAGACAACGGCAAGATCTACGACGTCGCAGGCATCGGTGTCGGGCCTTTCAACCTGGGACTGGCCGCGCTAAGCGAGCCTGTGGAGAACCTCGACTGTGTGTTCCTGGACCGTCGCGAGTCCTTCGACTGGCACCCCGGCATGATGCTGGAACCGGCGCATTTGCAGGTCCCGTTCATGGCGGACCTCGTGACGCTCGCTGACCCGACGTCGCCGTTCTCGTTCCTGAACTTCCTGAAGCAGACGGGCCGCCTGTACCGCTTCTATATCCGCGAGAACTTCTACCCGCTCCGCGCCGAGTACAACCAGTACTGCCAGTGGGTGGCCGGCCAGCTTGAGTCCGTTCGTTTTAGCACGGATGTGCTGGATGTGACGTACGACGACGGCGTGTACCGGCTTTCTGTGCAGGGGCCGGACGGCGCTGAGGTACTTCTTGCCCGCAAGCTGGTCCTGGGCACCGGTACGTCCCCGTACATTCCGGACTCCTGTGCAGGGATAGTGGACGCCGGCGGACTTGTCCTCCACAACGCCGACTACCTGTCGAGGAAGAGCGAGCTGCAGTCCAAGCGCAGCATCACCATCGTGGGCAGCGGCCAAAGCGCAGCGGAGCTTTACTACGAACTCCTTCAGGAAATTGACGTCTACGGTTACCAGCTCAACTGGGTGACCCGTTCCGGCCGTTTCTTCCCGCTGGAGTACACCAAGCTCACCCTCGAGATGACCTCGCCGGAGTACGTTGACTACTTCCACTCGCTCCCGGGCGAGCAACGCGATTCCCTGATCAAGAGCCAGAAGAACCTGTACAAGGGCATCAACTCGGACCTGATCGACGATATCTACGATCTTCTCTACACCAAGAGCCTCTCCGGCATGGTGGACACGCAGCTGCACACGCACTCGTCGCTCACCGCCGCCGAGTGGGACCCCGCCACGGGCACCCACACACTCCAGTTGCACCACGAGGAACACGGGCAGAGCTACAGCCTGGAGTCCGAGGCCGTGGTCCTGGCCACCGGCTACAGCTACAAGGAGCCCGCCTTCCTGGCAGGCATCCACGATCGGATCCGCCGCGACTCCAAGGGCCGCTTCGACGTCGAGCGCAACTATGGAACCGGCGTTGAACCCGGCGAGATTTTCGTCCAGAACGCGGAGCTCCACACCCACGGCTTCGTCACCCCGGACCTCGGTATGTCCGCCTACCGCAACTCCTGCATCCTGCGCGAAATCACCGGCCGAGAGGTTTACCCGATCGAGCGCAGCATCGCGTTCCAGCAGTTCGGCGCACCTGCACCCGTTTCCGCAGAGCTTCCGGCTGCAGTGGGGGCAACCGCATGA